From the genome of Metarhizium brunneum chromosome 4, complete sequence, one region includes:
- the OTU2 gene encoding OTU domain-containing protein 2, protein MEGESLDQMTARHRRELKDLQGRITSKKKNASKKTRKGVNDECSGMERQLREKQAAEVASLDSTPRDVEPEPDAADDDDTTTTADEANGPERAAAEADDEAIDAAVDKLRVNGDAPPAAGKRRNRQKERLARRAAEQEAAAQQASEEASGMTDHRARESEYMRRTIAVHGLVEKDIAPDGHCLFSAVADQLSQSGIPTGREDASEPAYRTVRRAAAAYMGDNGDDFAPFLEGGDLGSHLARVRDTAEWGGQLELTALARRYGAEIRVVQDGRTERIGEEEGARTGRVLWLAYYRHGYGLGEHYNSLRRK, encoded by the coding sequence ATGGAAGGCGAGTCTCTGGACCAAATGACGGCCCGCCACCGGCGAGAGCTCAAAGACCTCCAAGGCCGAATCACcagcaaaaagaagaatgccAGCAAGAAGACGCGCAAAGGCGTCAACGACGAATGCTCCGGCATGGAGCGGCAGTTGAGAGAGAAGCAAGCCGCCGAAGTTGCTTCCCTCGACAGCACACCACGCGACGTCGAGCCCGAacccgacgccgccgacgacgacgacaccaccaccaccgccgacgaagccaaCGGGCCGGAGCGggcggcagcagaagcagacgacgaggcaatAGACGCAGCAGTGGACAAGCTGAGAGTGAACGGCGacgcgccgccggcggcgggcaaGAGGCGGAACCGGCAGAAGGAACGCCTCGCGCGGCGGGCAGCCGAGCAGGAGGCCGCGGCGCAGCAGGCGTCGGAGGAGGCGTCGGGCATGACGGACCACCGGGCCCGGGAGAGCGAGTACATGAGGAGGACGATCGCGGTGCACGGCCTCGTGGAGAAGGACATTGCGCCGGACGGGCACTGCCTGTTCTCGGCGGTGGCGGACCAGCTGTCGCAGAGCGGGATCCCGACGGGCCGCGAGGACGCGAGCGAGCCCGCGTACAGGACGgtgcggcgggcggcggcggcgtacATGGGCGACAACGGGGACGACTTTGCGCCCTtcctcgagggcggcgacCTGGGGAGCCATCTCGCGAGGGTGCGCGACACGGCCGAGTGGGGGGGACAGCTGGAGCTCACGGCGCTGGCGAGGCGGTACGGCGCCGAGATACGGGTCGTGCAGGACGGGAGGACGGAGAGGAtcggggaggaggagggcgcGCGGACGGGCAGGGTGCTGTGGCTGGCGTATTACCGCCACGGGTATGGGCTGGGCGAGCATTACAATTCTCTGAGGAGGAAGTGA